CTGTACTGTTTCGGATGAGCAGAAGAAGTACCCTGTCTTGACTGGTGTTACCCCTTATAACTTGTATAACTGGGATAATGGGTGGTTTGCGGACGCGGTTAAATGATCGCCTCGCGTGTCTATCTGAGTGAGATTATTTAGTGAAGAGGACTATTGTTATCTAGCTGTAGAAGGTATACAGTAACTAGTTCTGTCATATGTTGGCTTATTCTCTGTGGCTGGCTTTTATTATTGTCACTGTGTAGAGACGTCAAAGTGAACACAATAATATGGCATCTTATTCGAGTTGAATTCTATTGTTCTATGCGAGTGAAGACACCCAAGTATCTATAGTTCCCCTCGACACCACCTGAAACACCATCGCTTCGAGAAATATCACCTTGACCTCTCGGCCACTCATTCCACTCACCAGCTCATACAACATGCCAAATGAGATAAAGCTAAATCAGCAATTAGCACTAACAGTAACAGTCGACTGCCCAAAGCCACACGTAGTCGGCGTGACAGTATCCGTCaccgtctccgtctccgaCACCGTATCAGTCCGGAACTTCGTGGTAGTCACCGTCTTGAACTCGGTCGTAACACTCGTTGTGGTCATGGAGATAGTAACAAAAGACGTATTTGACGCCGCTCCACATCGTGCTGGTGTGCTAGAGGGTCCGGCTAGGTGTGAGCTGCCGCTTCCAGTCCCTGTGGCCGATGCCGCCTTGCCGCTGGATTTCGCGGTGCATGCTGTTTTGGACGGACTTGTGcctgggcttgggcttgtccCTGTGCCTGGGCCTGTGACTgtgggctggctggatggTGAGGTAAATAGGGGTGTGCTAGAGGCTGAGCCTGGGGTAAGGGTAGCTGCAGGTGTACTGGATGCACTCGTAGGATATGTAGAAGACCCAGTagaggaagtagaagaagtagaagCCCcagcagatgaagaagtagaagaacCAGTAGCTTCCGCATCGCCAGCATCACCCGCGGCAAAAAGCTTCGGCCCTGGAATCTGATAGTTCGGCACAGCCTTCTCGTCCCAGATGTTCATATTCAAGCCAGGCTCATCTCCCTTGTACAGCTCGATCCCGGGCACACCAGCAGGCTCGGAAGTACCACCGCTTGTAACCTTAAGGTTAACGCACTGGGGATACGGTTGCGGTCCATTGGTAGTACTATGCAGAGCAATTATCTCATGGCGCAAGACGTAGTTCCCTGCCTTTAGATCCTGAGGGATGGTAATATCCCAGCTGGCTTCCTGTTGGATGAGTTT
The nucleotide sequence above comes from Aspergillus puulaauensis MK2 DNA, chromosome 3, nearly complete sequence. Encoded proteins:
- a CDS encoding uncharacterized protein (CAZy:AA9;~COG:G;~EggNog:ENOG410PNFI;~InterPro:IPR005103;~PFAM:PF03443;~SECRETED:SignalP(1-20)), encoding MKSNFIHLAALLGTASTVAAHGYVTKIEVAGTEYPGYSPDTGVTTGLIAWSTDATDQGYVQDLHSPDIICHRGAVPGDISTEVPAGGTVTVTWSTWPEDHRGPVLDYLANCNGECTNVDKTTLKFFKIDEGGYGDNQWATNKLIQQEASWDITIPQDLKAGNYVLRHEIIALHSTTNGPQPYPQCVNLKVTSGGTSEPAGVPGIELYKGDEPGLNMNIWDEKAVPNYQIPGPKLFAAGDAGDAEATGSSTSSSAGASTSSTSSTGSSTYPTSASSTPAATLTPGSASSTPLFTSPSSQPTVTGPGTGTSPSPGTSPSKTACTAKSSGKAASATGTGSGSSHLAGPSSTPARCGAASNTSFVTISMTTTSVTTEFKTVTTTKFRTDTVSETETVTDTVTPTTCGFGQSTVTVSANC